The following proteins are encoded in a genomic region of Porphyrobacter sp. CACIAM 03H1:
- a CDS encoding primosomal protein N', giving the protein MNRVRLLVLNAALGPLDYRLPEGVGAPAGSVVIAPLGPRKVTGIVWDEGALPGDEIAFERLRPILEVLPVPPLPAPLRRLIEWTADYYCAPLASVARMALSSGGALGGPATMTEYRLTGAESSGRLTAQRRAALEKLAGQQGTMRELAGIAGVSEGVLRGMAGAGLIEPVTVAIDRPYPPADPGFHRPDLSDAQAAVAGTLVEAVRARAFAPFLLDGVTGSGKTETYFEPVAEAIAQGRQVLVLLPEIALTENFLARFEARFGAKPVLWHSSLKSTERRRAWRAIADGSAQVVVGARSALFLPYARLGLIVVDEAHEISFKQDDGVRYNARDVAVMRARFEGIPVVLASATPALESLHMAEIGVYTKLDLPARFGGASLPAVQLVDLTEEKPGSQRWLAGPLIDALRERLDKGEQSLLFLNRRGYAPLTLCRNCGHRFKCPSCSAWLVEHRLSARLACHHCGFETRVPEACPECGESDCLVACGPGVERIAAEVGELFPEARLAVATSDTLNTPERAAEFIARAEGKAIDIIIGTQLVTKGFHFPDLTLVGVVDADLGLEGGDLRAGERTFSQIAQVAGRAGRGAKPGEVLIQTRHPDAPVIAALANNDRDAFYAAETQGRRDAGAPPFGRWAAIILSSEDEKEAREAAVRLGDVRPRLTDVQILGPAPAPMALLRGRYRYRFLVNARRSANLQAMLRDWIGAVQFAPGVRVGVDVDPYSFV; this is encoded by the coding sequence ATGAACCGCGTCCGCCTCCTTGTCCTTAACGCAGCTTTGGGCCCGCTCGACTACCGGCTGCCCGAGGGCGTGGGTGCACCTGCGGGGAGCGTGGTCATCGCCCCGCTCGGCCCGCGCAAGGTGACGGGGATCGTGTGGGACGAGGGAGCCCTGCCGGGCGACGAGATCGCCTTCGAGCGCCTGCGCCCGATCCTCGAGGTGCTGCCGGTGCCGCCCCTGCCCGCACCGCTCAGGCGGCTGATCGAGTGGACCGCCGACTACTACTGCGCCCCTCTCGCCAGCGTGGCGCGCATGGCGCTGTCCAGCGGCGGGGCGCTGGGAGGGCCGGCGACCATGACCGAATACCGCCTCACGGGGGCGGAGAGTTCGGGGCGCCTGACCGCGCAGCGCAGGGCGGCGCTGGAAAAGCTGGCGGGGCAGCAGGGCACCATGCGCGAGCTGGCGGGCATCGCGGGCGTCTCGGAAGGGGTGCTGCGCGGCATGGCGGGGGCGGGTCTGATCGAACCGGTGACGGTCGCGATCGACCGCCCCTACCCGCCAGCCGATCCGGGCTTCCACCGACCGGACCTGTCGGATGCCCAGGCGGCGGTGGCAGGGACGCTGGTCGAGGCAGTGCGCGCCCGGGCCTTCGCCCCCTTCCTGCTCGATGGGGTGACGGGTTCCGGCAAGACCGAGACCTATTTCGAGCCCGTTGCCGAGGCCATAGCGCAGGGGCGGCAAGTGCTGGTGCTGCTGCCCGAGATCGCGCTCACCGAGAACTTCCTCGCGCGGTTCGAGGCGCGGTTCGGTGCCAAGCCGGTGCTGTGGCACTCCTCGCTCAAGTCGACCGAGCGGCGCCGCGCATGGCGCGCGATCGCCGATGGTTCGGCGCAGGTCGTGGTCGGGGCGCGCTCGGCGCTGTTCCTGCCCTATGCCAGGCTCGGGCTGATCGTCGTCGACGAGGCGCACGAGATCAGCTTCAAGCAGGATGACGGCGTGCGATACAACGCCCGCGACGTGGCGGTGATGCGGGCGCGGTTCGAGGGCATCCCCGTTGTGCTCGCCAGCGCCACCCCGGCGCTCGAGAGCCTGCACATGGCCGAGATCGGGGTCTACACGAAACTCGACCTGCCCGCCCGTTTCGGCGGGGCGAGCCTGCCCGCCGTCCAACTCGTCGACCTGACGGAGGAGAAGCCCGGCAGCCAGCGATGGCTCGCCGGACCGCTGATCGATGCCCTGCGCGAGCGGCTGGACAAGGGCGAGCAATCGCTGCTGTTCCTCAACCGCCGCGGCTATGCCCCGCTCACGCTTTGCAGGAATTGCGGGCACCGCTTCAAATGCCCGAGTTGCAGCGCGTGGCTGGTCGAACACCGCCTGTCGGCGCGCCTTGCCTGCCACCATTGCGGCTTCGAGACGCGGGTGCCCGAGGCCTGCCCGGAATGCGGCGAGAGCGATTGCCTCGTCGCCTGCGGCCCGGGGGTTGAACGGATCGCGGCGGAGGTGGGCGAGCTGTTCCCCGAGGCGCGATTGGCCGTGGCGACGAGCGACACGCTCAACACCCCAGAACGCGCCGCCGAGTTCATCGCGCGAGCAGAAGGCAAGGCGATCGACATCATCATCGGCACGCAGCTGGTGACGAAGGGCTTCCACTTCCCCGATCTCACGCTGGTGGGCGTGGTCGATGCCGATCTCGGCCTGGAGGGCGGGGACCTGCGCGCGGGCGAGCGGACCTTCTCGCAGATCGCGCAGGTCGCGGGGCGCGCCGGGCGGGGCGCGAAGCCGGGCGAGGTGCTGATCCAGACCCGCCACCCCGACGCGCCCGTCATCGCCGCCCTCGCCAACAACGACCGCGACGCCTTCTACGCCGCCGAGACGCAAGGGAGGCGCGATGCGGGCGCCCCGCCGTTCGGACGCTGGGCGGCGATCATCCTGTCCAGCGAGGACGAGAAGGAGGCGCGCGAGGCCGCGGTGCGGCTCGGCGACGTCCGCCCGCGGCTGACCGATGTCCAGATCCTCGGCCCCGCCCCTGCCCCCATGGCGCTGCTGCGCGGGCGCTATCGCTACCGCTTCCTCGTCAATGCAAGGCGCAGCGCCAATCTGCAGGCGATGCTGCGCGACTGGATCGGCGCGGTCCAGTTCGCGCCGGGCGTGCGGGTGGGGGTGGATGTCGATCCTTACAGCTTTGTCTAA
- a CDS encoding cryptochrome/photolyase family protein gives MTRPVLVPILGDQLSRNLSSLEGLAPAETRILMMEVWDEATYVKHHKQKIVLIFSAMRHFAEELRAEGWQVDYIRLGDPENTGSFTGEVARAVERHAPGEIRVTESGEWRVHEAMLEWEGRFPCPVTILPDTRFIATHAEFRAFAEGRKHLTMEYFYREMRKKTGLLMRPDGKPEGGEWNYDAENREPPKAGLKAPPTPKFVPDTITEEVIALVGERFPDHFGDLEPFGWPVTRAEALEAAAAFFARRLSLFGPYQDAMVHGEDDLYHSMLSTSLNCGLLDPLELCRAAEDAYKRGTAPLNSVEGFIRQIIGWREYVRGFYWHQMPGLAAANELGAHRPLPDFFWTGETDMRCLADCVRTTREDAHAHHIQRLMVLGNFCLIAGIDPQAVADWYLVVYADAYEWVELPNVAGMILYADGGRLATKPYAASGNYINKMSNHCGGCRYKVAQKTGPNACPFNPLYWHFMARNRARLESNHRIGRIYATWDRMGEAKQREYLESAEAFLDSLEPAREGWARN, from the coding sequence ATGACCCGTCCCGTTCTCGTGCCGATCCTCGGCGACCAGCTGTCGCGTAACCTGTCCAGCCTCGAAGGCCTCGCTCCCGCCGAGACCCGCATCCTGATGATGGAGGTGTGGGACGAGGCGACTTACGTGAAGCACCACAAGCAGAAGATCGTGCTGATCTTCTCGGCAATGCGCCACTTCGCCGAGGAGCTTCGGGCGGAAGGCTGGCAGGTCGATTACATCCGCCTGGGCGATCCGGAGAACACAGGCAGCTTCACCGGCGAGGTCGCCCGCGCGGTGGAACGCCACGCGCCCGGCGAAATCCGCGTCACCGAGAGCGGCGAGTGGCGGGTGCACGAGGCGATGCTCGAATGGGAAGGCCGCTTCCCCTGCCCCGTCACCATTCTCCCCGACACCCGCTTCATCGCCACCCACGCCGAATTCCGCGCCTTTGCCGAAGGGCGCAAGCACTTGACGATGGAGTATTTCTACCGCGAGATGCGGAAGAAAACGGGCCTGCTGATGCGCCCCGACGGCAAGCCTGAAGGCGGCGAATGGAACTATGACGCCGAGAACCGCGAACCGCCCAAGGCCGGACTGAAAGCCCCGCCCACCCCCAAATTCGTCCCCGACACGATCACCGAGGAGGTCATCGCGCTGGTCGGCGAACGCTTCCCCGACCACTTCGGCGATCTCGAACCCTTCGGCTGGCCGGTGACCCGCGCCGAGGCGCTGGAGGCAGCCGCGGCGTTCTTCGCGCGCCGCCTCTCGCTGTTCGGCCCCTACCAGGACGCGATGGTGCACGGGGAGGACGACCTCTACCACTCGATGCTCTCGACCAGCCTCAATTGCGGGCTGCTAGACCCGCTCGAACTGTGCCGTGCCGCCGAGGATGCCTACAAAAGAGGCACCGCTCCGTTGAACTCCGTAGAAGGCTTCATCCGCCAGATCATCGGGTGGCGCGAATATGTACGCGGGTTCTACTGGCACCAGATGCCGGGCCTTGCCGCTGCCAACGAGTTGGGCGCCCACCGTCCCCTGCCCGATTTCTTCTGGACGGGCGAGACCGACATGCGCTGCCTTGCCGACTGCGTCCGCACCACCCGCGAGGACGCCCATGCCCATCACATCCAGCGGCTGATGGTGCTCGGCAATTTCTGCCTGATCGCCGGGATCGACCCGCAAGCGGTCGCCGACTGGTATCTCGTCGTCTATGCCGACGCCTACGAGTGGGTCGAACTGCCCAACGTGGCGGGCATGATCCTCTATGCAGACGGCGGCAGGCTCGCGACCAAGCCCTATGCGGCCTCGGGCAACTACATCAACAAGATGAGCAACCACTGCGGCGGCTGCCGCTACAAGGTTGCCCAGAAGACCGGCCCGAACGCCTGCCCCTTCAACCCGCTCTACTGGCACTTCATGGCGAGGAACCGCGCGAGGCTCGAAAGCAACCACCGCATCGGGCGCATCTACGCGACGTGGGACAGGATGGGCGAGGCCAAGCAGCGGGAGTATCTGGAGAGCGCCGAGGCCTTTCTCGACAGCCTCGAACCCGCACGCGAAGGCTGGGCGCGGAACTAG
- a CDS encoding CPBP family intramembrane glutamic endopeptidase translates to MDTVEPARAPLWKRIVNFPLVTMLIALALTVAVIFPVNMAGNALSGPLGWDLVEPLVAITAIAALIVLQKTVLRQLGARKHDDLPFALAPRNLAAGAFGAAALFSLVVGIAALMGAYVIDGWGGMTSWVFILFWAGFNAGFVEELIFRGILFRWIEEFGGSWAALLITSALFGLVHMGNDNATWMSGLTIAAVAGTLLGGAYMLTRSLWLPVGLHFGWNVTQGLVWDVPVSGYDGDGLVDARLVGDPLISGGAFGLEASVIALVVGGAAGAWMVWRAVAAGEVMQPWWVRRRLAAA, encoded by the coding sequence ATGGACACCGTCGAACCCGCGCGCGCGCCGCTCTGGAAGCGGATCGTGAATTTCCCGCTTGTGACCATGCTGATCGCGCTGGCGCTGACCGTTGCCGTGATCTTCCCCGTCAACATGGCAGGCAATGCCCTGTCCGGGCCGCTGGGCTGGGACCTTGTCGAGCCGCTGGTCGCGATCACAGCCATCGCGGCGCTGATCGTCCTGCAGAAGACCGTGCTGCGCCAGCTTGGGGCGCGCAAGCATGACGACCTGCCCTTTGCCCTTGCACCGCGCAATCTGGCAGCGGGGGCTTTTGGCGCGGCCGCGCTGTTCAGCCTCGTCGTCGGCATCGCGGCGCTGATGGGCGCCTATGTGATCGACGGCTGGGGCGGGATGACAAGCTGGGTGTTCATCCTGTTCTGGGCCGGGTTCAACGCCGGTTTCGTCGAGGAGCTGATCTTTCGCGGCATCCTGTTCCGCTGGATCGAGGAATTCGGCGGCAGCTGGGCGGCGTTGCTCATCACCTCTGCGCTGTTCGGGCTGGTGCATATGGGCAACGACAATGCGACCTGGATGTCGGGGCTGACGATCGCGGCGGTGGCGGGGACGCTGCTGGGCGGGGCCTACATGCTCACGCGGAGCCTCTGGCTGCCGGTGGGCCTCCACTTCGGCTGGAACGTGACGCAGGGGCTGGTGTGGGACGTGCCGGTGTCGGGCTATGACGGCGACGGGCTGGTCGATGCCCGGCTGGTGGGCGATCCGCTGATCTCGGGCGGGGCGTTCGGGCTCGAGGCTTCGGTGATCGCGCTGGTCGTAGGAGGCGCTGCCGGCGCGTGGATGGTATGGCGTGCGGTCGCGGCGGGCGAGGTTATGCAGCCTTGGTGGGTGCGCCGCCGCCTCGCCGCAGCCTAG
- a CDS encoding glutathione S-transferase family protein: protein MLTIHHLRLSQSERIVWLAEELGLDYDLKLYNRRADNRLAPDEYKALHPMGIAPVITDGDLVLGESGAIMDYIVATYAPATPLVPRPDHPDYADHLFYYHWANATFMTNGMMALVAQFMGAQELPFFVADRVQKGWAIVEKRLGEADYFGGSQLTTADIMMGFQLTTSRAMSGMSIDHLPNLKAYLARIGERPAYQRAMAKCEPGMPPKLD from the coding sequence ATGCTGACCATTCACCACCTGCGCCTGTCGCAATCCGAACGCATCGTCTGGCTCGCCGAGGAGCTGGGGCTGGATTACGATCTCAAGCTCTACAACCGCCGCGCCGACAACCGCCTTGCCCCCGACGAATACAAGGCGCTGCACCCGATGGGCATCGCGCCGGTCATCACCGACGGCGATCTGGTGCTCGGCGAGAGCGGGGCGATCATGGACTACATCGTCGCCACCTACGCTCCCGCGACACCGCTCGTCCCGCGGCCGGACCATCCCGACTATGCCGACCACCTGTTCTACTACCACTGGGCCAACGCGACCTTCATGACCAACGGCATGATGGCGCTCGTGGCGCAGTTCATGGGGGCGCAGGAACTGCCCTTCTTCGTCGCCGACCGGGTGCAGAAGGGCTGGGCCATCGTCGAGAAGCGCCTCGGCGAGGCGGACTATTTCGGCGGCAGCCAGCTCACCACCGCCGACATCATGATGGGCTTCCAGCTCACCACCAGCCGCGCGATGAGCGGGATGAGCATCGACCACCTGCCCAACCTCAAGGCCTATCTCGCACGGATCGGCGAGCGCCCCGCCTACCAGCGCGCGATGGCCAAGTGCGAGCCCGGGATGCCGCCGAAGCTCGACTAG
- a CDS encoding acyl-CoA thioesterase has translation MTDYPLDTATRLARNADGSFISSGGAAYWNFQSAFGSWALALALEAVQAEGPRAGLLASAAAHFMKPLPEAGLALTVQTLREGRRTDFVRAEAFAGSDRAAPLFAADFVFSDAREGALDYVTGFPEVVPPEQSTLLPTSPGPRWLANYEQRLAVGKPFTAQEHPRTAAWVRDASGRPWDEKAILALSDTPMPRTFFLDPAPRFSATVSYDLHLLCTRAELEALGSDYLLVETDAPRVARGRFSQAVRIWSAGGLLIAVSHQLAFY, from the coding sequence ATGACCGATTACCCGCTCGACACCGCCACTCGGCTTGCACGAAATGCGGATGGCAGCTTCATATCGTCGGGCGGGGCGGCCTACTGGAACTTCCAGTCGGCCTTCGGCAGCTGGGCGCTGGCGCTGGCGCTGGAAGCGGTTCAGGCCGAAGGGCCGCGCGCGGGGCTGCTGGCGAGCGCCGCGGCCCATTTCATGAAGCCGCTGCCCGAAGCGGGCCTGGCGCTGACGGTGCAAACCTTGCGCGAGGGGCGGCGCACCGATTTCGTGCGTGCCGAGGCTTTCGCCGGATCAGACCGCGCCGCACCCCTGTTCGCGGCGGACTTCGTCTTCTCCGACGCGCGCGAGGGCGCGCTCGACTATGTCACAGGCTTCCCCGAGGTCGTCCCGCCCGAGCAATCGACTCTGCTTCCCACCTCGCCCGGGCCGCGCTGGCTGGCGAACTACGAGCAGCGCCTTGCCGTCGGCAAGCCCTTCACCGCGCAGGAGCATCCGCGGACCGCGGCCTGGGTGCGCGACGCCAGCGGGCGGCCGTGGGACGAGAAGGCGATCCTCGCACTCTCCGACACCCCCATGCCGCGCACCTTCTTCCTCGATCCCGCCCCGCGCTTCAGCGCGACGGTGAGCTATGACCTCCACTTGCTGTGCACCCGCGCCGAGCTCGAGGCGCTGGGGAGCGACTACCTGCTGGTCGAGACCGACGCGCCGCGCGTGGCCCGCGGGCGCTTCTCGCAGGCGGTCAGGATCTGGAGCGCGGGCGGCCTGCTGATCGCCGTGTCGCACCAGCTCGCCTTCTACTAG
- the ada gene encoding bifunctional DNA-binding transcriptional regulator/O6-methylguanine-DNA methyltransferase Ada, with amino-acid sequence MRHSANITDEDRWQAMLAKDRRFDGAFVTGVHSTGIYCRPSCPARAPLRRNVRFYASPQDAEKAGLRPCKRCSPHTLSAEEACVLAALAAIREQGAMTLDQLADLTGYTPAHFQRLFKRTTGLSPAAYARALRQQRLDEALTTGQRVGDAIATAGYSGPEQFYAETKGRLGMKASDWRKGGAGRVIHWAVLATSLGDMLVAATDKGVCCLAFGEGEAELRAGFPKAELVPAGDAFRALFAQVLEAVEQPGPGSAAIPLDVHGTAFQQRVWEELRRIPHGETRSYGELAAALGQPKASRAVGGANGANHVAVLIPCHRVIASDGTLGGYAYGLTIKAELLRREGAG; translated from the coding sequence GTGAGACATTCGGCAAACATCACGGACGAGGACCGCTGGCAGGCGATGCTCGCCAAGGACCGCCGGTTCGACGGGGCCTTCGTCACCGGCGTGCATTCGACCGGCATCTATTGCCGCCCCTCCTGCCCGGCGCGGGCACCCTTGCGCCGCAACGTGCGCTTCTATGCCAGCCCGCAAGATGCTGAAAAAGCCGGGCTTAGGCCATGCAAGCGGTGCTCCCCGCACACCCTGAGTGCCGAGGAGGCCTGCGTGCTCGCCGCTCTCGCCGCGATCCGCGAGCAGGGCGCGATGACGCTCGATCAGCTGGCCGATCTGACCGGCTACACCCCCGCCCATTTCCAGCGCCTGTTCAAGCGCACCACCGGCCTCTCGCCCGCTGCCTATGCCCGCGCGCTGCGGCAACAACGCCTCGACGAGGCGCTGACGACCGGGCAACGGGTGGGCGATGCCATCGCGACGGCAGGCTACAGCGGGCCGGAACAGTTCTATGCGGAAACGAAAGGCAGGCTGGGCATGAAGGCGAGCGACTGGCGCAAGGGCGGCGCGGGGCGCGTCATCCACTGGGCGGTGCTGGCGACCTCGCTGGGCGACATGCTGGTCGCCGCGACGGACAAGGGCGTGTGCTGCCTCGCCTTCGGCGAAGGCGAAGCGGAATTGCGGGCGGGCTTCCCGAAGGCCGAACTGGTGCCCGCGGGCGATGCCTTCCGTGCCCTGTTCGCGCAGGTGCTCGAGGCGGTCGAACAGCCCGGGCCCGGCAGCGCCGCGATCCCGCTCGACGTCCACGGCACCGCCTTCCAGCAGCGCGTATGGGAGGAACTGCGCCGCATCCCCCACGGCGAGACGCGCTCCTATGGCGAACTCGCCGCCGCGCTCGGCCAACCCAAGGCGTCCCGCGCGGTCGGGGGGGCGAACGGGGCGAACCATGTCGCGGTGCTGATCCCCTGCCACCGCGTGATCGCCAGCGACGGGACGCTGGGCGGCTATGCCTATGGCCTGACGATCAAGGCGGAACTGCTCAGGCGCGAGGGCGCCGGCTGA